From the Bacillus sp. Marseille-P3661 genome, the window TTCATTCCATTTGTGTTGGACTAGCCGCTGCTGTAGTAGTGGGTCATGCTTACATGGGTACTTTCGCTCCAGGTGGAAAAGATGCTCTTAGCGGGATGACAAAAGGCGAAGTTCCAGAAGAGTGGGCTAAGAGCCACCATGGCCGTTGGTATGACGAACAAAAGCAAAAAGCTAAGCAAAATAAAGGTGCATAATTCAAGAGATTTCATCTTTAATCCTTAAGAACTTAGCTAAAACAAAATGAGAGCTGCCCATTTTAGGCGGCTCTTCTTTACACCATTAACTGTTCGAGGTGATTAACATGTCAGTTGTAACAACAGAGTATTTTAAATTACAAAAAGAAATTATTGAAAAGCAGGACCAATGGAAGCATGAGATAGTAAATCATATAAATGCTGTACCGAATGCTTTGAAAAATGATAATCAACCATTAATAAGCCAGATTCAATTAAATGTTGATCTCGAAAAATATCGCCAATACATTTTCGAATTAATCGATCTTTTGGCTGTGATTAAATCAGAGTTTAAAAACGAATTATATATGGTGAAGGACATCATTAATCCGGATATCCTACAACAATGGGTTGACGAAGTCTTAGCATATAACGACTTCTATTTTAACAATTTTGCAGAAAAAAATGGTCTTTCTCAGTGGTTGCCATACTTTCTAGCCGAGCAAGCGGTCCGTCCGTACCTACGGGCAATTTCAACTGTTTATCAAGGTGAGTTATATGAAACAGATCCGATCGAAACATGTCCTTGCTGCGGTGAACCTATTCGTCTTGCTAGATTAGAAGGAAAAGTAGGGAAAAAAGTCGTTCATTGTCCAAGATGTTTCGCGAACTGGAGTGAAAAGCGTTCAAA encodes:
- a CDS encoding formate dehydrogenase accessory protein FdhE; amino-acid sequence: MSVVTTEYFKLQKEIIEKQDQWKHEIVNHINAVPNALKNDNQPLISQIQLNVDLEKYRQYIFELIDLLAVIKSEFKNELYMVKDIINPDILQQWVDEVLAYNDFYFNNFAEKNGLSQWLPYFLAEQAVRPYLRAISTVYQGELYETDPIETCPCCGEPIRLARLEGKVGKKVVHCPRCFANWSEKRSKCSHCGKDHSEALHYLHIEDNKKLQIHICEDCNGYVKVIDTRGTFKQENPAILDLNTIHLDILAQEKGYGVSKVKTTIN